GCGCAACTGGCACAGATCGATCAGCGTCTCAAGATCGGCCTGCTTCGGATACAGGCTGTGAAACAGCACCAGCGTCTCGCGCACGGTCAGAAAATCCTGCAGCGCGGTCGACTGGAACTGGATGCCCGCCTCGGCCCGGAACTGCGCGCCCTGCCCTTCGCCGCGATACAGCACCTGGCCGGCGGTCGGCCGGCAGATGCCTTCCATCATCTCCACGGTGGTGGTCTTGCCGGCGCCGTTTGGACCCAGCAGGCCAAAACAGGTGCCGGCGACGACGCTGAAACTGACGCCCGCCACCGCCTGCACGCCGGGGTATTCCTTGATCAGGTTGCGGACTTCGAGGATGGCGCTCATGACGGCCTGGGCGGTGGGGACTGGACGGCCCCGCAGGGTGGGTTTAGCGTGTCGGGCGGCCGGATTATCATCCAAAGGAGGATCGCCCATGCCCCAGCCACGCGTGAACGGTGCCCAGACCCTCGACGAACTGCGTCGCCAGCACCGCCTGCTGGACGCCGAAATCGACCACGCCGAGACCGGCCCCGGCCAGGCCTCGCCGCAGATAAAGGAACTCAAGCGTCGGCGTCTGGAACTGCGCGACCAGATCGTGCGCCTGGAGCAGGACGCGACGCGCCAAGCCTAGACTGTCAGGAGCCCAGCGGGCCACCAAGAGCCCCGCGGCCATATCCACAGGAGAAACCTCACATGAACAAACCGGTCGAATTCCAGGCCGCGCCGGCGCCGGCCACCTACCTGCGCGAAGACCCGGTCCACAACCTGTTCGCAGTCGACCGGCGCATCTTCACCGACCCCGGCCTGTTTGAGCTCGAACTGAAGCACATCTTCGAGGGCAGCTGGCTGTACCTGGCCCACGAGAGCCAGCTGCCGCGTCCCGGCGACTGGTTCACCACGCACATGGGCCGCCAGCCGGTGGTGCTGATGCGCGGCGCGGATGGGCAGATTCGCGGCTTCATCAACGCCTGCGCCCACCGTGGCGCGAAGCTGTGCCGCACCGCGCGGGGCAATGCGAAGTTCCTGACCTGTCCCTACCACGGCTGGGTGTACGACACCCAGGGCCGCAACGTCGAGGTCAAGGACCACGCCAGCGGTGCCTACCCGCCGGCCTTCGCCGAACGCGCGCGCGATCTGACCGCCCTGCCGCGCCTGGAGAACTACCGCGGCTTCCTGTTCGGCTCGCTCGGCGCCGACGTGCCGACGCTCAAGGAACACCTCGCCGCCGCCACCGGCGTCATCGACGCGCTGGTCGATCAATCCCCGGACGGCCTGGAAGTGCTGCGCGGCAGCACCAGCTATACCTTTCGCGGCAACTGGAAAGTCCACGCCGAGAACGGCCTGGACGGCTACCACGTCAGTACCGTGCACGCCAATTACATCGGCATGGTCACGCGGCGCGTGACGGAAGGCACCTCCGACCCGGTCAAGTCCATCGCCGACGACCGCATCATGCAGCAGGCCAGCGGCGCCTATGACCTGGGCAGCGGCCACATCCTGGCCTGGTCGGCCGTGTCGCAGCCGGAAAACCGCCCGCTGGCACGCCAGCGGCCGCGCCTGACGGAGCAATTCGGCCCCGCCAAGACCGCCTGGATGATCGACCGCATCCGCAACATGCTGCTGTTTCCGAATGTGTTCCTGATGGACCAGACCTCGACGCAAATCCGCGTGTTCCGGCCCATCGCCCCGGACCTCACCGAGGTCAAGATCTACTGCCTGGCGCCGCGCGGCGAGACGCCGGCCGCCCGCCAGCTGCGCGTGCGCCAGTTCGAGGACTTCTTCAACGCCACCGGCATGGCCACACCGGACGACCTGACCGAGTTCGAGGCCAGCCAGGCCGGCTTTGCCGGCGCGCCGAGCACCGGCCCGCAGGAATACGCCCGCGGTGCCACCCGCGCGCAGCCCGGCGCCGACGCACTCGCCGCCGGCCTGGGCATCCAGCCGGTGCAAAGCAGCCCGAGCTTCCAGGATGAGACCCACCTGCCGGCCATCTTCCGCGAATGGCGGCGCCTGTTGACGATGGGTGCCGGCGCCTGAGCGCGGTCGCCGGTTCCCGTTCATCCGGGGAAACGCCGAAGTATTCAGCGCTTCCCGCAGCGCAGGGAGGCGCTGCCAGAATCGGTGGTTGTAGGAGCCCGGCTTTGCCGGGCGATCATCGCGCAGCGAAGCTGCGCTCCTGCCGGGTTTTTCCCGCTGGCAGGCGCCGGGGAATCCAGGACGGATTCATTCAGCGCTTCCCCAGCATTACCGCGGCCGCTCACAACCACAGGAATCCATAATGCCCGACACGCTCAAGGACAAGGTCATCATCATCACCGGCGGCGGCGGCGCCATCGGCGGCGGCATCGCGCGCCTGGCCGCGGCGCAGGGGGCGCGGGTGGTTGTCAACGACATCGGCGGTTCGGTCGGCGGCGAGGGCAGCGACCTTGGCCCCGCCCAGCGCACGGTGGACGAGATTCGCGTCGCCGGCGGCCAGGCGGTGGCCAGCACAGACAGCGTGGCAACCTGGGACGGCGCGCAAGGCATCGTGCAGACGGCGCTGGACGCCTTCGGCCGTGTGGATGGGGTGGTCAACAACGCCGGCATCCTGCGCGACGGTATCTTTCACAAGATGTCGCCGGACGATTTCACGGCCGTGATCCAGGTGCATTTGTTCGGCTCGTTCTACCTGAGCCGCGCCGTGGCGCCGCTGTATCGCGAACAGGGCGGCGGCGCCTTCGTGCACATGACCTCCACCTCGGGCCTGATCGGCAACGTCGGCCAGGCCAACTACGCAGCGGCCAAGCTGGGCATCGTCGGCCTGTCGAAGTCGATCGCGCTCGACATGCAGCGCTTTGGCGTGCGCAGCAACTGCATCTCGCCGTTCGCCTGGAGCCGCATGATCGGCGCCATCCCCACCGACACACCCGAGCAGCAGGCACGCGTCGAGCGCCTGAAGCGCATGACGCCGGACAAGATCGCCCCGGTCGCCGTATTCCTGCTGTCGGACGCCGCCGCCGAGGTCAACGGCCAGATCTTCGCGGTGCGGGCGAACGAGGTATTCCTGATGTCGCAGTCGCGCCCGCTGCGCTCGATCCACCGCGACGGCGGCTGGACGCCGGAGCAACTGGCCGAACGCCTGCCGGGCGCCTTCCGGGAACAGTTCTACCCGCTGGCTGTGTCGGCCGACGTGTTCGCCTGGGACCCGATCTGATGGCCATCGACTACCGGCGCCTGCTGGACTGGCCGGTGCCGGAGGTGCGCCAGACCTACAGCGTACGCGACAGCCAGCTGTATGCCCTGGCGGTCGGCCTGGGCGCCGACCCGGTCGATACCCGGCAACTGCCCTTCGTCTACGAACAGAACCCGCAGGCGCTGCCCACGCAGGCGGTGGTGCTCGGCTACCCCGGCTTCTGGATGAAGGATCCGGCCACCGGCGTCGACTGGGTGCGCCTGGTGCACGCCGAACAGGGCCTGCGCCTGCACCGGCCGCTGCCGGCCAGTGGCGAGGTGATCGGCCGCACGCGCGTGGTCGGCATCAACGACAAGGGACCGGGCAAGGGCGCCATCGTCTACAGCCAGCGTACGCTGCACGATGCGGCGAGTGACGCACTGATCGCGACGCTGGACAGCAGCACGTTCTGCCGCGGCGACGGCGGCTGCGGCGGATCCGATGCCCCGCCGATGCGCCTCGCACCGACCCCGGAACGCGCGCCGGATACCGTCTGCGAACTGCCCACCCTGCCCCAGCAGGCGCTGCTGTACCGCCAGTGCGGCGACTTCAACCCGCTGCATGCGGACCCGGCCGTGGCGCGCGCCGCCGGTTTCGAGCGGCCGATCCTGCACGGCCTGTGCACCTTTGCCGTGGCCGGCCATGCCCTGCTGCGCACGCTGTGCGACTACGACCCGGCACGCCTGACGCAACTGCAGGCGCGCTTCTCGGCGCCGGTCTACCCGGGCGAGACGCTGCGTACGGAAATCTGGCACGAGGCAGAATCCGTCGCCTTTCGCACCCTGGCGGTGGAGCGCAACGTGGTGGTGCTCAGCCACGGCCGGGCGCACATCGAGCGCACCTGAGCCCACGGATCAGCGGCATCAGAAAACCCACAAGTCGCCTTGCGGCAGCGCGCTGCCGCAAGGCGACGATCAGCGACTAATCCAGCTTGCGGCGCTCCCCGCGCTGCTTCTGGCCCGTGACGTAGTAATCGCCACGCGCGGCCAGGGCGGCTTCTTCTTCCTCGTCGGCCGACCAGCTGCCCAGGTTGTAGCCAAACCAGGGCTTGCGCAGCTTCAGTTCCGGCAGGCCCAGTTCCTGCCACAGCGCGATGGCGCCTTCCATGAACTCCTTGCCGGGCAGGGATACCGGCGGGTACGGCCAGTCGCGCGTGGCGTCGATCAGCAGGCCCGACATGCGCGGCTTCTCGCCGGTCAGGCCACGATTGGCACCCGGCGGGGCGATGGACGGGTCCAGCGCCATCAGCGGGATGTCCACTACGCGCACGTCCCGGTGCGGCTGCATGGCGTAGGACAGGGCCCAGTAGATGGCGTTCGGGTCGTGAATGTCGACGTCCTCGTCGACCACGATGGCCATCTTGCCGACGAATTTCTTGGACAGGTGGTCCAGGATGCGCGTGGCGTCGTCGTCCTTCTCGCGGCGGATGCGCACCAGGCAGACGCCAAACGAGCCGGATGTCTCCGGGAAGTGGACTTCCTGCACGCAATCGAAACCGGCCGCCTTCAGGTAATCGAAACAGGCCGCCGTCCAGCCGATGCCGCGGATCTTGGACGATTCGCTCGGCGGGAACTGCGACAAAAAGGCCTGATAAATCGGCTTGTTGCGCATGGTAATTGCCGTGACTTCCATGAACCACGAGTAATCCCGCGCCGCCATGTAGCCGGGGAACTCGCCGAACGGGCCTTCCATCTCCTGGATGTTGGTCGGCACGAAGCCCTCCACCACGATCTGTGCCTGCGCCGGCACCAGCAGGTCGTGCGAGACGCACTGCGTCAGTTCGATCGCCTGCCCGGCCAGGCCGCCGGCCACGTCGTACTCGCACACGTCGTTGGGCAGGCGGGTGACGGCAGCGTAGGAAATGGCCGGCGGCACGCCAATCACGATCGCCGCCGGCATTTTGTCGTGGCCGCGCTCGCGCCACATTTCGATGTGCCGGCGCATGCCGTAACCGGGCGAGGCCGGGTACACGCCGATGCGGTCCTCGGCCTTGACCATGCCGCGGTAGTTGCCCACGTTGTGCAGGCCGGTGTCCGGATCCTTGCTGATCCAGTGCGAGGCGGTGGTGTAGGGCGCGTTGTC
This Immundisolibacter cernigliae DNA region includes the following protein-coding sequences:
- a CDS encoding aromatic ring-hydroxylating oxygenase subunit alpha, with product MNKPVEFQAAPAPATYLREDPVHNLFAVDRRIFTDPGLFELELKHIFEGSWLYLAHESQLPRPGDWFTTHMGRQPVVLMRGADGQIRGFINACAHRGAKLCRTARGNAKFLTCPYHGWVYDTQGRNVEVKDHASGAYPPAFAERARDLTALPRLENYRGFLFGSLGADVPTLKEHLAAATGVIDALVDQSPDGLEVLRGSTSYTFRGNWKVHAENGLDGYHVSTVHANYIGMVTRRVTEGTSDPVKSIADDRIMQQASGAYDLGSGHILAWSAVSQPENRPLARQRPRLTEQFGPAKTAWMIDRIRNMLLFPNVFLMDQTSTQIRVFRPIAPDLTEVKIYCLAPRGETPAARQLRVRQFEDFFNATGMATPDDLTEFEASQAGFAGAPSTGPQEYARGATRAQPGADALAAGLGIQPVQSSPSFQDETHLPAIFREWRRLLTMGAGA
- a CDS encoding SDR family oxidoreductase translates to MMPDTLKDKVIIITGGGGAIGGGIARLAAAQGARVVVNDIGGSVGGEGSDLGPAQRTVDEIRVAGGQAVASTDSVATWDGAQGIVQTALDAFGRVDGVVNNAGILRDGIFHKMSPDDFTAVIQVHLFGSFYLSRAVAPLYREQGGGAFVHMTSTSGLIGNVGQANYAAAKLGIVGLSKSIALDMQRFGVRSNCISPFAWSRMIGAIPTDTPEQQARVERLKRMTPDKIAPVAVFLLSDAAAEVNGQIFAVRANEVFLMSQSRPLRSIHRDGGWTPEQLAERLPGAFREQFYPLAVSADVFAWDPI
- a CDS encoding UbiD family decarboxylase, with translation MATAASDLPSGHYYRDLNEYIDTLERAGKLQRISRPIDKDTQMHPLVRLQFRGLEEKDRKAWLFENITDAKGRTYDMPLVLCAMAGSSDIYALGLQCTVEEIPRRWDHAQAHPIAPVIVGTGPVHEQILRGDDLKERCLSRLPIPISTPGFDNAPYTTASHWISKDPDTGLHNVGNYRGMVKAEDRIGVYPASPGYGMRRHIEMWRERGHDKMPAAIVIGVPPAISYAAVTRLPNDVCEYDVAGGLAGQAIELTQCVSHDLLVPAQAQIVVEGFVPTNIQEMEGPFGEFPGYMAARDYSWFMEVTAITMRNKPIYQAFLSQFPPSESSKIRGIGWTAACFDYLKAAGFDCVQEVHFPETSGSFGVCLVRIRREKDDDATRILDHLSKKFVGKMAIVVDEDVDIHDPNAIYWALSYAMQPHRDVRVVDIPLMALDPSIAPPGANRGLTGEKPRMSGLLIDATRDWPYPPVSLPGKEFMEGAIALWQELGLPELKLRKPWFGYNLGSWSADEEEEAALAARGDYYVTGQKQRGERRKLD
- a CDS encoding YdcH family protein — translated: MPQPRVNGAQTLDELRRQHRLLDAEIDHAETGPGQASPQIKELKRRRLELRDQIVRLEQDATRQA
- a CDS encoding MaoC/PaaZ C-terminal domain-containing protein, which codes for MAIDYRRLLDWPVPEVRQTYSVRDSQLYALAVGLGADPVDTRQLPFVYEQNPQALPTQAVVLGYPGFWMKDPATGVDWVRLVHAEQGLRLHRPLPASGEVIGRTRVVGINDKGPGKGAIVYSQRTLHDAASDALIATLDSSTFCRGDGGCGGSDAPPMRLAPTPERAPDTVCELPTLPQQALLYRQCGDFNPLHADPAVARAAGFERPILHGLCTFAVAGHALLRTLCDYDPARLTQLQARFSAPVYPGETLRTEIWHEAESVAFRTLAVERNVVVLSHGRAHIERT